A region from the Halosolutus gelatinilyticus genome encodes:
- a CDS encoding glycosyltransferase family 4 protein codes for MSVDHVLLCSDYLEPSDGGVETVVENLAQGLVDHDISVTVFSLVDQTTPSLASIDRVSVHRAPTIDLTEKIGLQAQFSARAPLELQRLIRETEPDLIHAHNRFFFTTFSAGLLRVLRTTSVPFVVTFHLGSMRGMKGAGGLFARGYDQTVSRTLLRAADACIGVSNDVASHALSLGAPTAATYAVPNAVDAETFKPGDNRQGNTILFVGRLIENKGPSVLLDAVVEITDKHPDVKIKFVGTGPLRDDLETRASELDISDSVKFCGRVESVAEEMQRADVFCRPSKTEGMPLTLLEAMSSGLPAVVTPIAGVDEVVDDGETAVLVPPGDPGAVATKISALLSDSDQAVDLGKRARQYILESHTWDERTEDVLSIYTEVV; via the coding sequence ATGAGCGTTGATCACGTACTGCTGTGTAGCGATTATCTCGAACCTTCTGATGGGGGTGTCGAAACCGTCGTTGAGAATCTAGCTCAGGGACTAGTTGATCACGATATCAGCGTTACTGTGTTTTCCCTCGTTGACCAGACTACCCCGTCGCTCGCGTCAATTGATAGAGTTTCTGTGCATCGCGCCCCAACGATTGACTTGACCGAGAAAATCGGGCTGCAGGCTCAGTTCTCTGCTCGTGCTCCTCTTGAGTTACAACGCCTGATTCGCGAGACAGAACCTGATTTGATCCACGCCCACAATCGGTTTTTCTTCACTACTTTTTCAGCCGGATTGCTACGAGTCTTACGCACAACCTCAGTGCCATTTGTCGTAACTTTCCACCTCGGGTCCATGCGAGGAATGAAGGGAGCCGGTGGTCTCTTCGCAAGAGGGTATGATCAAACTGTCAGTCGAACTCTTTTACGTGCTGCCGACGCCTGTATTGGGGTGAGCAACGACGTAGCCAGCCACGCTCTTTCCTTAGGTGCGCCTACGGCAGCTACGTACGCAGTTCCGAACGCTGTCGATGCGGAGACGTTCAAACCTGGTGACAATAGACAAGGAAATACAATCCTGTTTGTCGGGAGGTTAATTGAGAACAAGGGGCCGTCGGTTCTACTTGATGCTGTGGTAGAGATTACAGACAAGCATCCGGATGTAAAGATAAAATTCGTGGGTACCGGTCCGCTTCGAGACGACTTAGAGACAAGAGCATCTGAATTGGATATTTCGGATTCTGTGAAGTTTTGTGGACGCGTGGAATCGGTTGCCGAGGAGATGCAACGGGCCGATGTGTTTTGCCGTCCGTCAAAGACAGAAGGAATGCCGTTGACATTGTTGGAGGCTATGTCCTCTGGTTTGCCAGCTGTAGTTACGCCTATTGCAGGGGTCGATGAAGTCGTTGACGATGGCGAAACGGCCGTCCTCGTTCCGCCCGGTGATCCTGGCGCAGTAGCAACGAAGATATCTGCTTTGTTGTCGGATTCGGATCAGGCCGTCGATCTCGGCAAACGGGCTCGCCAGTACATCCTCGAATCTCATACCTGGGATGAGCGGACCGAAGATGTTCTTTCGATCTATACGGAGGTCGTCTGA
- a CDS encoding glycosyltransferase family 4 protein has protein sequence MTEERPSIGEEPSSTLRVLALNKRSWHHSKAGGAELNLEETTKRLAKRGHEVHLLTGSDGGQSRTELDGSVLIHRVGFDEKVPAPWDVVISYLTVSLYFYWYLYKLSPNVVYTVNSPLPWPVITRKPRVSIFHHIAIDSFFDTHPFPQNVLGCVSQSLGVFRERRNLTVSVSPSTTEELVNRGHNPETVYEIRNGLNVDRYRPGTESSIPRIVYIGGLERYKGVDRIPEIHDTLREISDGSVRLDVAGRDGPMKDEIAKYCSSTNDAHYHGFVSLEKKIELLQSAWVFIAPSRVEGWGIAVLEANACGTPAVGSNVSGLRDSIRHDETGLLVDGSNPDQFARAIHQILEDFQLREEIGTNAREWAEQHTWDRSVRKLEFLFYEAKSRE, from the coding sequence GTGACCGAAGAGAGGCCTTCAATCGGCGAGGAACCAAGTTCAACCCTGCGAGTTCTAGCTCTGAACAAGCGGAGCTGGCATCACTCAAAGGCTGGAGGCGCCGAGTTAAATCTGGAGGAAACGACGAAACGTCTCGCCAAGCGTGGTCACGAGGTTCACCTTCTGACCGGGTCTGATGGGGGTCAATCGCGGACGGAACTCGACGGCTCAGTACTCATCCATCGAGTTGGATTCGATGAGAAGGTGCCTGCACCGTGGGACGTTGTGATTTCGTACCTGACCGTCTCGTTGTACTTCTACTGGTATCTATACAAATTATCCCCCAACGTCGTCTACACTGTGAATTCGCCACTACCGTGGCCCGTGATCACTCGAAAGCCGCGAGTTTCTATCTTTCACCATATTGCGATCGACTCGTTCTTCGATACACATCCGTTTCCCCAGAACGTCCTGGGGTGTGTTTCACAGTCACTCGGGGTGTTCCGTGAACGCCGGAATTTGACTGTAAGCGTTAGTCCGAGCACGACGGAAGAACTAGTGAACCGAGGACACAATCCGGAGACCGTTTACGAGATACGAAATGGTCTCAACGTGGATCGATATCGTCCTGGAACGGAGTCGTCTATCCCTCGTATCGTGTATATCGGTGGTCTTGAGCGATACAAGGGTGTAGATCGAATTCCAGAGATCCACGACACTTTACGAGAGATAAGTGATGGTTCGGTTCGTCTCGATGTCGCTGGTCGAGATGGTCCAATGAAGGATGAGATCGCCAAATACTGTTCCTCAACGAACGACGCGCACTATCACGGGTTCGTCTCTCTGGAAAAGAAAATCGAACTTCTTCAGTCCGCGTGGGTGTTTATCGCCCCCAGCCGAGTAGAGGGATGGGGGATTGCGGTATTGGAAGCGAATGCCTGTGGTACACCTGCAGTTGGGAGCAACGTGAGTGGGCTTCGTGACTCGATTCGCCATGACGAAACAGGGCTACTAGTGGATGGATCCAACCCCGACCAATTTGCGAGAGCGATACATCAAATTCTAGAGGATTTCCAGCTGAGGGAAGAGATTGGTACGAACGCCCGCGAATGGGCAGAACAACATACGTGGGATAGATCCGTCCGGAAATTGGAGTTTCTCTTCTATGAAGCTAAATCCCGAGAGTAA
- a CDS encoding winged-helix domain-containing protein, which produces MSLYDGLILEFLEEHDLELPAKPLYRNLNRHGHEIGYSTVRQRLRELEDHKLLEKVDEAGYYQVSSKGRSYLNGDLELADLE; this is translated from the coding sequence ATGTCGCTGTACGACGGTCTCATTCTCGAGTTTCTCGAGGAGCATGACCTTGAACTCCCGGCGAAACCGCTCTATCGAAATCTGAATCGGCACGGCCACGAGATCGGGTATTCGACTGTCCGGCAACGCCTCCGCGAGCTCGAGGATCACAAACTGCTCGAGAAAGTCGACGAGGCGGGGTACTACCAAGTGAGTTCGAAAGGGCGATCGTATCTGAACGGTGATCTTGAGTTGGCTGATCTAGAGTAG
- a CDS encoding HalOD1 output domain-containing protein — MESASLHVRIAQRIAACEDVDAAALDPPLHAVVDADALENLIGSHPHERRDFTGTVSFTYRNYTVTVDHTGAVSVAASMTGNDRSVPVSKTG, encoded by the coding sequence ATGGAGAGTGCCTCCCTCCACGTGAGAATCGCCCAACGCATTGCCGCCTGTGAAGATGTCGACGCGGCTGCCCTCGACCCACCGTTGCATGCGGTGGTCGACGCAGACGCGCTCGAGAACCTGATCGGCTCTCACCCGCACGAGCGACGCGACTTTACCGGGACCGTGTCGTTCACCTACCGCAACTACACGGTGACCGTTGACCACACCGGAGCCGTGTCTGTGGCGGCATCGATGACCGGGAACGACCGATCCGTCCCGGTGTCCAAGACCGGCTAA